In Astatotilapia calliptera chromosome 23, fAstCal1.2, whole genome shotgun sequence, a genomic segment contains:
- the LOC113015581 gene encoding GTPase IMAP family member 7-like, translating to MALIPAGPDLRIVMIGKTGVGKSAVGNTILGCEHFRSCPLSASVTEFCQKAWTQWGKRIVSVVDTPGILDTSKSDEFIKREIVKCVEISSPGPHVFLLVIQIGRFTREEKNSVEALQELFGPEANKYMIVLFTRGGDLGGISIEQYVRDAEPGLKRIIQSCGNRYHVFDNTSSDRRQVVELIKKIDKMMEVNRNTHYTDAMFKEVEEARKKGVTLQQYRFTESLCKRIKLFRIILGKD from the exons atggctttaaTTCCAGCAG gtcctgATTTGAGGATTGTGATGATTGGAAAAACTGGTGTGGGCAAGAGTGCTGTTGGGAACACCATCCTGGGATGTGAGCATTTCAGATCTTGTCCTTTATCTGCATCAGTGACTGAGTTCTGTCAAAAAGCTTGGACACAGTGGGGGAAAAGAATAGTTAGTGTTGTAGACACACCAGGGATCCTGGACACTTCAAAATCAGATGAGTTCATCAAAAGAGAAATTGTGAAATGTGTTGAAATCTCCTCTCCCGGTCCTCACGTGTTCCTGTTGGTCATCCAAATCGGCCGATtcacaagagaagaaaaaaactcagtGGAAGCCCTGCAGGAGCTGTTTGGCCCCGAGGCAAACAAGTACATGATTGTGCTCTTCACCCGAGGTGGTGATCTTGGAGGCATATCCATAGAGCAGTATGTACGTGATGCTGAGCCAGGGCTTAAACGCATCATCCAAAGCTGTGGAAACAGGTACCACGTCTTTGACAACACCAGCAGCGACAGAAGGCAGGTGGTGGAGCTCATCAAGAAGATCGACAAAATGATGGAAGTAAATAGAAACACGCACTACACAGATGCCATGTTTAAAGAGGTGGAGGAAGCACGCAAAAAGGGAGTAACACTGCAGCAGTATAGGTTCACTGAGTCGTTGTGTAAACGTATCAAACTCTTTCGCATCATTCTGGGGAAAGATTAA